The following coding sequences lie in one Xyrauchen texanus isolate HMW12.3.18 chromosome 25, RBS_HiC_50CHRs, whole genome shotgun sequence genomic window:
- the LOC127619324 gene encoding pleckstrin homology domain-containing family M member 2-like isoform X1 has product MDQLKVKDRILENISLSVKKLQSYFAACEDETPAIRNHDRVLQRLCEHLDHALLYGLQDISSGYWVLVLHFTRREAIRQIDELQHIATNLGRSRAWLYLALSESSLESYLRLFQENKGLLQKYYYKNALVCSHNHLTLFLTLVSGLEFIRFDLELDVPYLDVAPYMPEYYKPQNLLDFEERLPSSDNLSLHSFTSLTSTNLEWDDSAIAPSSEDYDFGDIFPVLQSLPSADWEEGDLTDPVSGSRSSGSDPQTVVSDCVVIRTIRTTSLSRSPPFRHNPFNEDSDTNTSTDVTPVHMAIRHFSTTEEDPENANTELEVIRMARRRRPGKKRRGRGSTESVSSEQNLISPDTEECLQIVVKRDIVVDDLKVDSWVPLEGPDCSGINSLKNGREEGEDEDPETGLRLPEMTDTSMDRVGQPLRDVMDRLNGCLDGESWERHEGEEVEGVRVVGACTSQDGTSSAAGTLHQRPFREDSGGEPPDPDSQPSPSFLQAPLPPADFYCFTSQSPDPAVSCGGHHDSAGNGSPQDVPAGHEDERETETPASGQDSTIPIEESTVENQSEKEQGEVKDSTIQSSHAAEFKVDNNHLLLLMIHVFRENDEQFIKMLRMSTGHMEGDLQPLYLLLTDCYIYLLRKGAAEKPYCVEEAVSYNELDYISVGLHQQTVTLVCTNRRRQFLLDTADSSLTVWFLTVLKTALEIGCRELPYPSVLTDATMEKLALTKFVCQETHCELSEVGIRLYSLVHWEDPMDVSVASPTSPLGSRGSRSTKEGTVLYRAGSSYLGKEVWKSCYLVLRCVPCSKGILYQYAERTDVTPLMSVTMGGEHCGGCRRSKSSEKLHAFQVILTEHPPLELSAENEQEMADWMQLLCQSVSKGVIPQGVAPAPCIPCCLVLTDRKLLTCHQDCQTSFFRSLGEAELNDVTAVCLEDKEYCVIEFAEDRAQFLPPWVLYFSGCEERDRLLAELNQAWTAVFQVSLPCKPVSDPSVQKRCGEALELMKSAWQRSDSLHRGRSVREPWC; this is encoded by the exons GTCGTGCCTGGCTCTACTTGGCACTCAGTGAAAGTTCTTTAGAAAGCTACCTCAGACTTTTTCAAGAGAATAAAGGGCTTCTACAGAAATACTACTACAA GAATGCATTGGTTTGCAGTCACAACCATCTCACTCTGTTTCTTACGCTTGTCTCTGGGCTGGAATTTATCCGGTTTGACCTTGAGCTG GATGTGCCATACCTGGATGTTGCTCCTTACATGCCAGAATACTACAAACCTCAGAATCTATTAGATTTTGAGGAGAGGTTGCCAAGCTCTGATAATCTGTCTCTGCACTCTTTCACATCTCTTACCTCCACTAACCTTGAGTGGGACGACAGTGCCATTGCCCCATCCAGTGAAG ATTATGATTTTGGTGACATCTTCCCTGTGTTGCAGTCATTGCCAAGTGCAGACTGGGAAG AAGGAGATTTGACCGATCCAGTCAGTGGGTCTCGTTCCTCCGGTTCGGACCCTCAGACTGTTGTCAGTGACTGTGTGGTGATAAGGACCATCAGGACCACTTCTCTTTCGCGAAGCCCTCCATTTCGACACAATCCCTTCAATGAGGACTCGGACACTAACACTTCAACTGACGTCACCCCAGTCCACATGGCTATCCGTCATTTTTCTACAACAGAAGAAGACCCTGAGAATGCCAACACTGAACTGGAGGTCATTAG GATGGCAAGGCGCAGAAGACCTGGTAAGAAACGACGTGGGAGGGGATCAACAGAATCTGTGAGCAGTGAACAGAATCTCATCTCTCCTGACACTGAGGAATGCCTACAGATTGTAGTCAAGAGGGACATTGTTGTGGACGATCTTAAAGTGGACAGCTGGGTTCCTCTGGAGGGGCCAGACTGTTCTGGGATCAACTCTCTAAAGAATGGGAGAGAGGAAGGTGAGGATGAAGACCCTGAAACTGGGCTGAGGCTCCCTGAGATGACCGACACCTCTATGGACCGTGTGGGCCAACCCCTCCGTGATGTCATGGACAGATTGAATGGCTGTCTGGATGGAGAGAGCTGGGAACGACATGAAGGTGAAGAGGTGGAGGGAGTTAGAGTGGTCGGAGCTTGCACTAGTCAAGATGGTACCAGCTCTGCTGCAGGAACCCTCCACCAGCGGCCCTTTCGAGAGGATTCAGGCGGTGAACCCCCAGACCCAGACTCTCAGCCAAGCCCCAGCTTCCTGCAGGCCCCCCTGCCACCTGCAGACTTCTACTGCTTTACCTCCCAGAGTCCAGACCCTGCTGTCTCGTGTGGTGGCCACCATGACTCTGCAGGGAATGGCAGTCCGCAGGATGTTCCTGCTGGCCATGAAgatgagagagaaacagagacacCAGCTTCAGGGCAGGATTCCACCATCCCCATAGAGGAGTCAACTGTGGAGAATCAGAGTGAAAAGGAGCAGGGGGAAGTTAAAGACAGTACAATACAGAGCTCCCATGCTGCAGAGTTTAA GGTGGATAATAATCACCTACTGCTGCTCATGATTCACGTTTTCAGGGAGAATGATGAACAATTCATTAAG ATGTTGAGGATGAGCACAGGCCACATGGAAGGAGATTTGCAGCCCCTTTATCTACTTTTGACAGACTGCTACATTTACCTCTTGCGAAAAG GGGCAGCAGAGAAGCCTTACTGTGTTGAGGAAGCCGTGTCTTACAATGAGCTAGACTACATATCT GTTGGACTCCACCAGCAGACTGTCACACTTGTGTGCACTAACAGAAGACGGCAGTTCCTTCTGGACACAGCAGATTCGTCCCTGACTGT CTGGTTTCTGACTGTGCTGAAGACAGCCCTGGAAATCGGCTGCAGGGAGCTTCCCTACCCCTCCGTTCTCACCGACGCCACTATGGAGAAACTTGCTCTCACTAAGTTTGTGTGCCAAGAGACACACTGTGAG ttGTCAGAGGTTGGCATCCGTCTGTATTCTCTGGTTCACTGGGAGGATCCCATGGATGTATCTGTGGCTTCACCTACATCTCCGTTAGGCTCAAGAGGATCTCGCAGCACTAAAGAGGGGACTGTGTTATACCGGGCTGGGAGCTCCTATCTGGGAAAGGAAGTGTGGAAAAGTTGTTACTTGGTGCTCAG ATGTGTACCTTGCAGCAAAGGCATCCTGTATCAGTATGCTGAGAGAACAGATGTTACACCTTTGATGTCTGTCACCATGGG GGGAGAGCACTGTGGAGGCTGCAGGCGATCAAAAAGCTCTGAGAAGCTACACGCATTTCAGGTGATTCTGACGGAACATCCTCCATTAGAGCTCAGTGCAGAGAATGAACAGGAAATGGCTGACTGGATGCAGCTGCTTTGCCAGTCTGTCTCTAAAGGG GTTATTCCACAAGGAGTAGCCCCTGCACCCTGTATCCCATGCTGCCTTGTACTCACAGACAGGAAGTTGCTGACGTGTCACCAGGATTGCCAGACTAGTTTTTTCCGCTCTCTAGGAGAAGCTGAGCTGAACGATGTCACAGCTGTTTGCCTTGAGGATAAAGAATACTGTGTCATT GAGTTTGCAGAAGATCGTGCTCAGTTTCTCCCTCCCTGGGTTCTATATTTTAGTGGATGTGAAGAGAGAGATCGACTACTAGCAGAATTGAATCAAGCTTGGACTGCTGTTTTCCAG GTGAGCCTACCTTGTAAGCCAGTGTCAGACCCGTCAGTGCAGAAGCGGTGTGGGGAGGCACTGGAGCTAATGAAGAGTGCCTGGCAGAGGAGTGACAGTCTACACAGAGGCCGATCTGTGAGAGAACCTTGGTGCTGA
- the LOC127619324 gene encoding pleckstrin homology domain-containing family M member 2-like isoform X3, with protein sequence MDQLKVKDRILENISLSVKKLQSYFAACEDETPAIRNHDRVLQRLCEHLDHALLYGLQDISSGYWVLVLHFTRREAIRQIDELQHIATNLGRSRAWLYLALSESSLESYLRLFQENKGLLQKYYYKNALVCSHNHLTLFLTLVSGLEFIRFDLELDVPYLDVAPYMPEYYKPQNLLDFEERLPSSDNLSLHSFTSLTSTNLEWDDSAIAPSSEEGDLTDPVSGSRSSGSDPQTVVSDCVVIRTIRTTSLSRSPPFRHNPFNEDSDTNTSTDVTPVHMAIRHFSTTEEDPENANTELEVIRMARRRRPGKKRRGRGSTESVSSEQNLISPDTEECLQIVVKRDIVVDDLKVDSWVPLEGPDCSGINSLKNGREEGEDEDPETGLRLPEMTDTSMDRVGQPLRDVMDRLNGCLDGESWERHEGEEVEGVRVVGACTSQDGTSSAAGTLHQRPFREDSGGEPPDPDSQPSPSFLQAPLPPADFYCFTSQSPDPAVSCGGHHDSAGNGSPQDVPAGHEDERETETPASGQDSTIPIEESTVENQSEKEQGEVKDSTIQSSHAAEFKVDNNHLLLLMIHVFRENDEQFIKMLRMSTGHMEGDLQPLYLLLTDCYIYLLRKGAAEKPYCVEEAVSYNELDYISVGLHQQTVTLVCTNRRRQFLLDTADSSLTVWFLTVLKTALEIGCRELPYPSVLTDATMEKLALTKFVCQETHCELSEVGIRLYSLVHWEDPMDVSVASPTSPLGSRGSRSTKEGTVLYRAGSSYLGKEVWKSCYLVLRCVPCSKGILYQYAERTDVTPLMSVTMGGEHCGGCRRSKSSEKLHAFQVILTEHPPLELSAENEQEMADWMQLLCQSVSKGVIPQGVAPAPCIPCCLVLTDRKLLTCHQDCQTSFFRSLGEAELNDVTAVCLEDKEYCVIEFAEDRAQFLPPWVLYFSGCEERDRLLAELNQAWTAVFQVSLPCKPVSDPSVQKRCGEALELMKSAWQRSDSLHRGRSVREPWC encoded by the exons GTCGTGCCTGGCTCTACTTGGCACTCAGTGAAAGTTCTTTAGAAAGCTACCTCAGACTTTTTCAAGAGAATAAAGGGCTTCTACAGAAATACTACTACAA GAATGCATTGGTTTGCAGTCACAACCATCTCACTCTGTTTCTTACGCTTGTCTCTGGGCTGGAATTTATCCGGTTTGACCTTGAGCTG GATGTGCCATACCTGGATGTTGCTCCTTACATGCCAGAATACTACAAACCTCAGAATCTATTAGATTTTGAGGAGAGGTTGCCAAGCTCTGATAATCTGTCTCTGCACTCTTTCACATCTCTTACCTCCACTAACCTTGAGTGGGACGACAGTGCCATTGCCCCATCCAGTGAAG AAGGAGATTTGACCGATCCAGTCAGTGGGTCTCGTTCCTCCGGTTCGGACCCTCAGACTGTTGTCAGTGACTGTGTGGTGATAAGGACCATCAGGACCACTTCTCTTTCGCGAAGCCCTCCATTTCGACACAATCCCTTCAATGAGGACTCGGACACTAACACTTCAACTGACGTCACCCCAGTCCACATGGCTATCCGTCATTTTTCTACAACAGAAGAAGACCCTGAGAATGCCAACACTGAACTGGAGGTCATTAG GATGGCAAGGCGCAGAAGACCTGGTAAGAAACGACGTGGGAGGGGATCAACAGAATCTGTGAGCAGTGAACAGAATCTCATCTCTCCTGACACTGAGGAATGCCTACAGATTGTAGTCAAGAGGGACATTGTTGTGGACGATCTTAAAGTGGACAGCTGGGTTCCTCTGGAGGGGCCAGACTGTTCTGGGATCAACTCTCTAAAGAATGGGAGAGAGGAAGGTGAGGATGAAGACCCTGAAACTGGGCTGAGGCTCCCTGAGATGACCGACACCTCTATGGACCGTGTGGGCCAACCCCTCCGTGATGTCATGGACAGATTGAATGGCTGTCTGGATGGAGAGAGCTGGGAACGACATGAAGGTGAAGAGGTGGAGGGAGTTAGAGTGGTCGGAGCTTGCACTAGTCAAGATGGTACCAGCTCTGCTGCAGGAACCCTCCACCAGCGGCCCTTTCGAGAGGATTCAGGCGGTGAACCCCCAGACCCAGACTCTCAGCCAAGCCCCAGCTTCCTGCAGGCCCCCCTGCCACCTGCAGACTTCTACTGCTTTACCTCCCAGAGTCCAGACCCTGCTGTCTCGTGTGGTGGCCACCATGACTCTGCAGGGAATGGCAGTCCGCAGGATGTTCCTGCTGGCCATGAAgatgagagagaaacagagacacCAGCTTCAGGGCAGGATTCCACCATCCCCATAGAGGAGTCAACTGTGGAGAATCAGAGTGAAAAGGAGCAGGGGGAAGTTAAAGACAGTACAATACAGAGCTCCCATGCTGCAGAGTTTAA GGTGGATAATAATCACCTACTGCTGCTCATGATTCACGTTTTCAGGGAGAATGATGAACAATTCATTAAG ATGTTGAGGATGAGCACAGGCCACATGGAAGGAGATTTGCAGCCCCTTTATCTACTTTTGACAGACTGCTACATTTACCTCTTGCGAAAAG GGGCAGCAGAGAAGCCTTACTGTGTTGAGGAAGCCGTGTCTTACAATGAGCTAGACTACATATCT GTTGGACTCCACCAGCAGACTGTCACACTTGTGTGCACTAACAGAAGACGGCAGTTCCTTCTGGACACAGCAGATTCGTCCCTGACTGT CTGGTTTCTGACTGTGCTGAAGACAGCCCTGGAAATCGGCTGCAGGGAGCTTCCCTACCCCTCCGTTCTCACCGACGCCACTATGGAGAAACTTGCTCTCACTAAGTTTGTGTGCCAAGAGACACACTGTGAG ttGTCAGAGGTTGGCATCCGTCTGTATTCTCTGGTTCACTGGGAGGATCCCATGGATGTATCTGTGGCTTCACCTACATCTCCGTTAGGCTCAAGAGGATCTCGCAGCACTAAAGAGGGGACTGTGTTATACCGGGCTGGGAGCTCCTATCTGGGAAAGGAAGTGTGGAAAAGTTGTTACTTGGTGCTCAG ATGTGTACCTTGCAGCAAAGGCATCCTGTATCAGTATGCTGAGAGAACAGATGTTACACCTTTGATGTCTGTCACCATGGG GGGAGAGCACTGTGGAGGCTGCAGGCGATCAAAAAGCTCTGAGAAGCTACACGCATTTCAGGTGATTCTGACGGAACATCCTCCATTAGAGCTCAGTGCAGAGAATGAACAGGAAATGGCTGACTGGATGCAGCTGCTTTGCCAGTCTGTCTCTAAAGGG GTTATTCCACAAGGAGTAGCCCCTGCACCCTGTATCCCATGCTGCCTTGTACTCACAGACAGGAAGTTGCTGACGTGTCACCAGGATTGCCAGACTAGTTTTTTCCGCTCTCTAGGAGAAGCTGAGCTGAACGATGTCACAGCTGTTTGCCTTGAGGATAAAGAATACTGTGTCATT GAGTTTGCAGAAGATCGTGCTCAGTTTCTCCCTCCCTGGGTTCTATATTTTAGTGGATGTGAAGAGAGAGATCGACTACTAGCAGAATTGAATCAAGCTTGGACTGCTGTTTTCCAG GTGAGCCTACCTTGTAAGCCAGTGTCAGACCCGTCAGTGCAGAAGCGGTGTGGGGAGGCACTGGAGCTAATGAAGAGTGCCTGGCAGAGGAGTGACAGTCTACACAGAGGCCGATCTGTGAGAGAACCTTGGTGCTGA
- the LOC127619324 gene encoding pleckstrin homology domain-containing family M member 2-like isoform X5, whose amino-acid sequence MDQLKVKDRILENISLSVKKLQSYFAACEDETPAIRNHDRVLQRLCEHLDHALLYGLQDISSGYWVLVLHFTRREAIRQIDELQHIATNLGRSRAWLYLALSESSLESYLRLFQENKGLLQKYYYKNALVCSHNHLTLFLTLVSGLEFIRFDLELDVPYLDVAPYMPEYYKPQNLLDFEERLPSSDNLSLHSFTSLTSTNLEWDDSAIAPSSEEGDLTDPVSGSRSSGSDPQTVVSDCVVIRTIRTTSLSRSPPFRHNPFNEDSDTNTSTDVTPVHMAIRHFSTTEEDPENANTELEVIRMARRRRPGKKRRGRGSTESVSSEQNLISPDTEECLQIVVKRDIVVDDLKVDSWVPLEGPDCSGINSLKNGREEGEDEDPETGLRLPEMTDTSMDRVGQPLRDVMDRLNGCLDGESWERHEGEEVEGVRVVGACTSQDGTSSAAGTLHQRPFREDSGGEPPDPDSQPSPSFLQAPLPPADFYCFTSQSPDPAVSCGGHHDSAGNGSPQDVPAGHEDERETETPASGQDSTIPIEESTVENQSEKEQGEVKDSTIQSSHAAEFKVDNNHLLLLMIHVFRENDEQFIKMLRMSTGHMEGDLQPLYLLLTDCYIYLLRKGAAEKPYCVEEAVSYNELDYISVGLHQQTVTLVCTNRRRQFLLDTADSSLTVWFLTVLKTALEIGCRELPYPSVLTDATMEKLALTKFVCQETHCELSEVGIRLYSLVHWEDPMDVSVASPTSPLGSRGSRSTKEGTVLYRAGSSYLGKEVWKSCYLVLSKGILYQYAERTDVTPLMSVTMGGEHCGGCRRSKSSEKLHAFQVILTEHPPLELSAENEQEMADWMQLLCQSVSKGVIPQGVAPAPCIPCCLVLTDRKLLTCHQDCQTSFFRSLGEAELNDVTAVCLEDKEYCVIEFAEDRAQFLPPWVLYFSGCEERDRLLAELNQAWTAVFQVSLPCKPVSDPSVQKRCGEALELMKSAWQRSDSLHRGRSVREPWC is encoded by the exons GTCGTGCCTGGCTCTACTTGGCACTCAGTGAAAGTTCTTTAGAAAGCTACCTCAGACTTTTTCAAGAGAATAAAGGGCTTCTACAGAAATACTACTACAA GAATGCATTGGTTTGCAGTCACAACCATCTCACTCTGTTTCTTACGCTTGTCTCTGGGCTGGAATTTATCCGGTTTGACCTTGAGCTG GATGTGCCATACCTGGATGTTGCTCCTTACATGCCAGAATACTACAAACCTCAGAATCTATTAGATTTTGAGGAGAGGTTGCCAAGCTCTGATAATCTGTCTCTGCACTCTTTCACATCTCTTACCTCCACTAACCTTGAGTGGGACGACAGTGCCATTGCCCCATCCAGTGAAG AAGGAGATTTGACCGATCCAGTCAGTGGGTCTCGTTCCTCCGGTTCGGACCCTCAGACTGTTGTCAGTGACTGTGTGGTGATAAGGACCATCAGGACCACTTCTCTTTCGCGAAGCCCTCCATTTCGACACAATCCCTTCAATGAGGACTCGGACACTAACACTTCAACTGACGTCACCCCAGTCCACATGGCTATCCGTCATTTTTCTACAACAGAAGAAGACCCTGAGAATGCCAACACTGAACTGGAGGTCATTAG GATGGCAAGGCGCAGAAGACCTGGTAAGAAACGACGTGGGAGGGGATCAACAGAATCTGTGAGCAGTGAACAGAATCTCATCTCTCCTGACACTGAGGAATGCCTACAGATTGTAGTCAAGAGGGACATTGTTGTGGACGATCTTAAAGTGGACAGCTGGGTTCCTCTGGAGGGGCCAGACTGTTCTGGGATCAACTCTCTAAAGAATGGGAGAGAGGAAGGTGAGGATGAAGACCCTGAAACTGGGCTGAGGCTCCCTGAGATGACCGACACCTCTATGGACCGTGTGGGCCAACCCCTCCGTGATGTCATGGACAGATTGAATGGCTGTCTGGATGGAGAGAGCTGGGAACGACATGAAGGTGAAGAGGTGGAGGGAGTTAGAGTGGTCGGAGCTTGCACTAGTCAAGATGGTACCAGCTCTGCTGCAGGAACCCTCCACCAGCGGCCCTTTCGAGAGGATTCAGGCGGTGAACCCCCAGACCCAGACTCTCAGCCAAGCCCCAGCTTCCTGCAGGCCCCCCTGCCACCTGCAGACTTCTACTGCTTTACCTCCCAGAGTCCAGACCCTGCTGTCTCGTGTGGTGGCCACCATGACTCTGCAGGGAATGGCAGTCCGCAGGATGTTCCTGCTGGCCATGAAgatgagagagaaacagagacacCAGCTTCAGGGCAGGATTCCACCATCCCCATAGAGGAGTCAACTGTGGAGAATCAGAGTGAAAAGGAGCAGGGGGAAGTTAAAGACAGTACAATACAGAGCTCCCATGCTGCAGAGTTTAA GGTGGATAATAATCACCTACTGCTGCTCATGATTCACGTTTTCAGGGAGAATGATGAACAATTCATTAAG ATGTTGAGGATGAGCACAGGCCACATGGAAGGAGATTTGCAGCCCCTTTATCTACTTTTGACAGACTGCTACATTTACCTCTTGCGAAAAG GGGCAGCAGAGAAGCCTTACTGTGTTGAGGAAGCCGTGTCTTACAATGAGCTAGACTACATATCT GTTGGACTCCACCAGCAGACTGTCACACTTGTGTGCACTAACAGAAGACGGCAGTTCCTTCTGGACACAGCAGATTCGTCCCTGACTGT CTGGTTTCTGACTGTGCTGAAGACAGCCCTGGAAATCGGCTGCAGGGAGCTTCCCTACCCCTCCGTTCTCACCGACGCCACTATGGAGAAACTTGCTCTCACTAAGTTTGTGTGCCAAGAGACACACTGTGAG ttGTCAGAGGTTGGCATCCGTCTGTATTCTCTGGTTCACTGGGAGGATCCCATGGATGTATCTGTGGCTTCACCTACATCTCCGTTAGGCTCAAGAGGATCTCGCAGCACTAAAGAGGGGACTGTGTTATACCGGGCTGGGAGCTCCTATCTGGGAAAGGAAGTGTGGAAAAGTTGTTACTTGGTGCTCAG CAAAGGCATCCTGTATCAGTATGCTGAGAGAACAGATGTTACACCTTTGATGTCTGTCACCATGGG GGGAGAGCACTGTGGAGGCTGCAGGCGATCAAAAAGCTCTGAGAAGCTACACGCATTTCAGGTGATTCTGACGGAACATCCTCCATTAGAGCTCAGTGCAGAGAATGAACAGGAAATGGCTGACTGGATGCAGCTGCTTTGCCAGTCTGTCTCTAAAGGG GTTATTCCACAAGGAGTAGCCCCTGCACCCTGTATCCCATGCTGCCTTGTACTCACAGACAGGAAGTTGCTGACGTGTCACCAGGATTGCCAGACTAGTTTTTTCCGCTCTCTAGGAGAAGCTGAGCTGAACGATGTCACAGCTGTTTGCCTTGAGGATAAAGAATACTGTGTCATT GAGTTTGCAGAAGATCGTGCTCAGTTTCTCCCTCCCTGGGTTCTATATTTTAGTGGATGTGAAGAGAGAGATCGACTACTAGCAGAATTGAATCAAGCTTGGACTGCTGTTTTCCAG GTGAGCCTACCTTGTAAGCCAGTGTCAGACCCGTCAGTGCAGAAGCGGTGTGGGGAGGCACTGGAGCTAATGAAGAGTGCCTGGCAGAGGAGTGACAGTCTACACAGAGGCCGATCTGTGAGAGAACCTTGGTGCTGA